A genomic stretch from Psilocybe cubensis strain MGC-MH-2018 chromosome 1, whole genome shotgun sequence includes:
- a CDS encoding Endocytosis protein end4: MYVIRSIIYLVAHALIEEAELVINIKKATSPEETAPKQKHVRKCIVYTWDYHSSISFWSGLRVQPILADEVQTFKALITVHKVLQEGHPITLKEAHGQTAWLETCARTVGTDGQRGYAPLIRTYVQFILAKLRFHRLRPEFNGLFEYEEYVTLKGIDDPNEGYETISDLMGLQDQIESFQKTVFSHFGNSSNNECRISALVPLVKESWGIYRFITSMLRAMFRRTNDQDALEPLRERYISQHYNLRKFYYECSNLKYLTGLINVPKLGHEPPNLLDSGDTPDLPARPKPSTAKPSTPLPASLSPSAAEIDEQARLLKEYEDKQAALQAQRDAEERRRLEIEQQQQREFEQRQLQQAEAQRLAQEQLMQQQMMYNNQAVQQQQGELERELLAMRGQYESDQIFLEQYDRRVKALEAELSGVNAHINTQLATKDELIKQLQDQVTLWRNKYEALAKLYSQLRTEHLDMLSKFKQMQLKANSAQEAVDRMERMERDLKAKNLELADMLRERDRARFDIDRQKSTHKEEIDRLRRELAFANERAEDSSRSKNSEVSNVMSKYNRQLSELEDSLRAKQMQIDDLLVKLNNSAGDLERLRDEKDQEIMILQAGMDSTIEQLSEAQQNKDLIDKTTDAQIDTLILDNRKKLNQIIGKLIVDDAIYELESPSQAGNLNSTPEYTLSMIEKSMNNATEFATIYNLYLGGEVGGDHVDVIKSANEFAQSLSDVLINTKGITRLASDDDASDKIVNVAKTAGDVGLRFFENLQSYKLDLLQPSQRKEVAMRNNSQARTALTKLSEVVDGLIPKGKSNALARANGDLGDLVEQEMSSAARAIEAATERLQELMSRPRDSTRYSAIDLQVHDSILSAAMAITNAISRLIKAATDSQQEIVAQGKGSSTTQQFYKRNNRWTEGLISAAKAVAFATNLLIESADGVLSGTHSLEQLIVASNEVAGATAQLVAASRVKANLMSKTQERLELAAKAVTAACKALVRQVKAVSAKQVEEEDVDYKNMAVLEFKTREMEQQVEILKLEKELGAARHRLGAMRRAGYHTEETD; this comes from the exons ATGTATGTCATTCGTTCAATTATCTACCTAGTTGCTCATGCCCTCATTGAAG AGGCTGAATTGGTTATAAACATAAAGAAGGCAACAAGTCCTGAAGAAACTGCTCCCAAGCAGAAACACGTTAGGA AGTGTATCGTTTACACCTGGGATTATCATTCATCGATTTCTTTCTGGAGCGGTTTGAGAGTACAGCCTATCCTGGCTGACGAAGTACAGACCTTCAAGGCCCTGATCACTGTGCACAAAGTTCTGCAGGAAGGACACCCAATC ACTCTCAAAGAAGCTCATGGTCAAACCGCATGGCTGGAAACATGTGCACGAACTGTTGGGACAGATGGTCAAAGGG GTTATGCCCCTCTCATCAGGACTTACGTCCAATTTATCTTGGCCAAACTTCGCTTCCATCGTCTCCGTCCGGAATTTAATGGCCTGTTTGAATACGAAGAATATGTTACCTTGAAGGGCATCGATGACCCTAATGAAGG CTATGAAACCATTTCAGACCTCATGGGCCTTCAAGATCAGATTGAATCCTTCCAAAAGACTGTCTTTTCTCATTTCGGCAATTCAAGTAACAATGAATGTCGAATTTCTGCTCTAGTTCCTTTAGTAAAAGAAAGTTGGGGTATTTATCGATTCATAACCAGTATGTTGAGGGCCATGTTTAGAA GAACGAATGATCAGGACGCCCTGGAACCGTTGCGAGAAAGATATATATCACAGCACTACAATCTTCGAAAGTTCTACTATGAGTGCTCCAACCTTAAATATCTAACTGGTCTCATTAACGTGCCTAAACTGGGCCAC GAACCCCCAAATCTTTTGGATTCTGGCGATACACCAGATCTACCTGCCCGACCTAAACCATCAACAGCGAAACCTTCCACCCCGCTTCCTGCTTCGTTATCACCAAGTGCAGCAGAAATTGACGAACAGGCACGTCTTCTTAAGGAATACGAAGACAAGCAGGCAGCGCTTCAAGCACAACGAGATGCAGAAGAACGACGTCGCCTCGAAAttgagcagcagcaacaacggGAATTTGAACAACGTCAATTGCAGCAAGCGGAAGCCCAGAGATTAGCTCAGGAACAATTAATGCAGCAGCAAATGATGTACAACAACCAAGctgtgcagcagcagcaaggtGAACTGGAACGAGAACTTCTAGCCATGCGGGGTCAATATGAGAGCGACCAAATCTTTTTGGAGCAATATGACCGG CGTGTAAAAGCCCTTGAAGCTGAATTAAGCGGAGTTAACGCCCATATAAACACACAACTTGCCACTAAAGATGAACTTATCAAACAATTGCAGGATCAGGTCACCCTATGGCGTAATAAGTACGAGGCCTTGGCTAAACTCTATAGCCAACTCCGCACGGAACATTTAGATATGCTATCCAAATTCAAGCAAATGCAACTGAAAGCCAATTCCGCACAAGAAGCGGTTGATCGTATGGAGAGGATGGAGCGCGatttgaaagcaaaaaacTTAGAACTGGCGGATATGCTCAGAGAACGTGATCGGGCACGCTTCGATATCGACAGGCAGAAGTCAACCCACAAGGAAGAAATCGACAGGCTCCGTCGCGAGCTTGCCTTTGCAAACGAGCGAGCTGAAGATAGTTCTCGTTCCAAGAACTCCGAAGTGTCCAATGTCATGTCAAAATACAATAGACAGTTGTCAGAGCTCGAGGACTCTCTTCGC GCTAAGCAAATGCAAATTGATGACCTGCTCGTCAAACTCAACAATTCAGCAGGTGATTTGGAGCGATTGAGAGACGAAAAAGATCAAGAAATTATGATTCTCCAAGCTGGTATGGACAGCACTATTGAACAGCTATCAGAAGCCCAACAG AACAAAGATCTGATCGATAAAACTACTGATGCCCAAATTGATACGCTTATTCTCGATAACCGCAAAAAATTGAACCAAATTATTGGCAAGTTGATT GTCGATGATGCTATCTATGAACTAGAATCACCCAGTCAGGCAGGCAATCTCAATTCAACCCCAGAATACACCCTCTCTATGATCGAAAAGTCGATGAACAATGCCACAGAGTTTGCGACGATTTACAATCTTTACTTAGGAGGTGAAGTTGGTGGGGACCATGTTGACGTGATTAAATCTGCAAATGAATTTGCTCAATCACTTTCGGATGTCCTGATCAACACCAAAGGCATAACCCGCCTTGCCAGTGACGATGACGCATCCGATAAAATTGTCAATGTTGCTAAAACGGCCGGAGATGTTGGGCTGCGGTTCTTTGAAAACCTCCAATCATACAAGCTCGACCTTTTACAGCCATCACAACGCAAGGAAGTCGCGATGCGGAATAATAGCCAAGCTCGCACCGCACTCACCAAGCTGTCGGAAGTCGTAGATGGTTTGATTCCCAAAGGAAAATCCAATGCGCTGGCACGTGCAAACGGCGATTTAGGCGATCTTGTTGAGCAAGAAATGTCAAGCGCTGCCCGGGCCATCGAAGCTGCCACGGAGAGGTTGCAGGAACTTATGTCTCGTCCAAGGGATTCCACTCGCTATAGTGCCATTGACCTTCAAGTCCACGACTCTATTCTTTCTGCCGCCATGGCCATCACCAACGCTATTTCTCGACTGATCAAGGCTGCTACAGATTCTCAACAGGAAATTGTAGCTCAAGGCAAAGGATCCAGTACGACACAACAATTTTATAAGCGCAACAATCGTTGGACGGAAGGTCTCATTTCTGCAGCCAAAGCAGTCGCATTTGCTACTAATTTGCTCATTGAAAGCGCCGACGGAGTCTTGTCTGGTACTCACTCACTTGAGCAATTAATCGTTGCCTCGAACGAAGTTGCCGGTGCAACAGCACAATTGGTTGCTGCTTCTAGAGTAAAGGCGAACTTAATGTCCAAGACGCAAGaacgccttgaacttgctgCCAAAGCCGTAACAGCAGCTTGCAAGGCACTTGTTCGACAAGTCAAAGCCGTATCTGCGAAGCaagtggaggaggaggatgtcgaCTATAAAAACATGGCGGTCCTTGAGTTCAAGACGAGGGAGATGGAACAGCAAGTCGAGATCCTCAAATTAGAGAAGGAATTGGGCGCAGCTCGACATCGCCTAGGGGCAATGCGGCGTGCAGGATACCACACCGAGGAGACTGATTAA
- a CDS encoding Pre-mRNA-splicing factor CWC25 has translation MGGGDLNMKKSWHPLLLKNQERVWLEEKKALEEKKKLDQLRKEKEEERQLQELQRLQEEQTGKKRTEKLEWMYATPATGSNQNPNDLEDYLLGKKRVDKILTGDENDKVGASHKNFIAVQNANTSRDIAAKIREDPLLAIKQQEQAAYQALLSNPLRLAKMQKELGVKPKKDKKEKKRAKEERRRLRHEHKHGRSGSRSPRRVDRDRSPLSDDYHSSKHTRSPRRRSRSRSPSSYRRRDDNYSEKPRRYSPEVERGRSRSRSRSPRPRRRDDSEKRYRSGRSPSVERYNSRQNGRHYRQSSPSRYNASVKRDRTHSPRPRSPPPKRIRSGRSPSPTSIPPPRASSNKFDEDRAARLAAMSANATAMSEDRQKRLAALLEKEKAELEADEQARARSKGMSGYLSQEQKRVFGGLGGLEDRIKRGRGGMVVDAD, from the exons ATGGGAGGTGGCGACCTTAACATGAAGAAGAGCTGGCATCCGCTGCTCCTGAAGAATCAGGAGCGGGTGTGGctggaagagaagaaggcg CtcgaggaaaagaagaaattggACCAGCTtcgcaaagaaaaagaggaagaacgTCAGCTCCAAGAACTTCAGAGACTCCAAGAAGAACAGACAGGCAAGAAACGTACCGAAAAGTTGGAATGGATGTATGCAACTCCCGCGACTGGAAGTAATCAAAATCCAAATGATTTAGAGGATTATCTCCTGGGAAAGAAACGGGTCGACAAAATCTTGACCGGAGACGAGAATGACAAG GTTGGAGCATCCCATAAAAACTTCATTGCCGTTCAAAACGCCAATACTTCTCGCGACATTGCTGCCAAAATTAGAGAAGACCCATTATTGGCTATTAAACAGCAAGAACAGGCTGCGTATCAAGCACTCTTATCCAATCCTCTCCGCCTGGCAAAGATGCAGAAGGAACTAGGAGTTAAGCccaagaaagacaaaaaggaaaagaagagggcAAAAGAGGAACGAAGGCGACTGAGACATGAACATAAGCACGGGCGCTCGGGTTCGCGTAGTCCGAGAAGAGTTGACAGAGACAGATCGCCGCTCTCAGACGATTACCATTCCTCGAAACATACTCGAAGCCCACGTCGCcgttcacgttcacgttcacCCTCATCTTACCGCCGGCGTGACGATAACTATTCTGAAAAACCCCGGAGGTATAGCCCCGAGGTTGAACGAGGgcgaagcagaagcagaagcagaagtcCCCGACCTCGTCGAAGAGACGACTCAGAAAAACGCTATCGCAGCGGTCGATCGCCGTCTGTCGAGCGTTATAACTCACGACAAAATGGCAGGCATTATCGCCAGTCATCGCCATCTCGATATAATGCTTCTGTCAAGCGAGATCGTACCCACAGTCCGCGACCCAGGAGTCCGCCTCCTAAACGCATTCGTTCTGGACGTTCACCCTCTCCTACCAGCATTCCTCCGCCTCGAGCATCTAGTAACAAGTTTGACGAAGATCGGGCAGCTCGGCTTGCTGCTATGTCCGCTAATGCCACAGCGATGTCTGAAGACAGACAAAAACGCCTGGCAGCTCTgctggagaaagagaaagctgAATTAGAAGCCGATGAGCAAGCCAGAGCCAGGTCAAAGGGTATGTCTGGGTATTTGAGTCAGGAACAGAAACGAGTGTTCGGTGGGTTGGGAGGACTGGAGGATAGGATCAAGAGGGGACGAGGCGGCATGGTTGTTGATGCGGACTAA
- a CDS encoding Meiotic recombination protein dmc1 gives MPPRRAPSLVSVTQSRAPSPNPPEEDEVLFFDTVDELQQHGINMQDILKLKSASINTVSGVNMTTRRQMLKIKGMSEAKVEKIKEAAHKILGSSFATGVEVQEKRKRVNIISTGSKLVDGILGGGLMSQSISEVYGEFRTGKTQLAHTMSVVAQLPVELGGASGKLAQMLSKLTKLAEEYNVMVFSLFSASKF, from the exons ATGCCTCCCCGTCGCGCGCCGTCTCTCGTGTCAGTCACACAGTCAAGGGCCCCGAGCCCTAACCCCcctgaagaggacgag GTCCTGTTCTTTGATACAGTCGATGAACTCCAACAACAC GGAATCAATATGCAGGATATCTTGAAACTCAAG TCTGCCTCCATCAATACAGTTTCTGGGGTTAACATGACTACTCGTCGCCAAATGTTAAAGATTAAG GGAATGTCAGAAGCCAAAGTCGAAAAAATTAAG gaggcaGCACATAAAATtctg GGTTCGTCATTTGCCACTGGCGTTGAAGTGCAAGAAAAGCGCAAAAGAGTAAATATTATTAGCACCGGCAGTAAACTGGTGGATGGTATTTTGGGAG GTGGTTTGATGTCCCAATCCATATCAGAAG TATATGGCGAATTCCGTACTGGAAAGACTCAACTTGCTCACACCATGAGTGTGGTTGCTCAGCTTCCGGTTGAGCTTGGTGGGGCCTCTGGGAAA CTCGCACAG ATGTTGTCGAAGCTCACTAAGCTTGCCGAGGAGTATAATGTCATGGTTTTCTCTCTGTTTTCGGCTTCAAAATTCTAA